One Allostreptomyces psammosilenae DNA segment encodes these proteins:
- a CDS encoding nuclear transport factor 2 family protein codes for MTTDRPPLPPFTDATARAKVQAAEDAWNTRDPERVALAYTADSVWRNRDVFLTGRAEIVDFLRAKWERELDYALRKELWAYGDDRIAVRFQYEWRDASGAWWRSYGNELWEFDAHGLMRRREASINDVAITESERRIHGPRPAHERNVPLPLR; via the coding sequence ATGACCACGGACCGCCCGCCGCTGCCCCCGTTCACCGACGCCACGGCGCGCGCCAAGGTGCAGGCCGCCGAGGACGCCTGGAACACCCGCGATCCGGAGCGGGTCGCCCTCGCCTACACGGCGGACTCGGTGTGGCGCAACCGCGACGTGTTCCTCACCGGCCGGGCCGAGATCGTCGACTTCCTGCGGGCCAAGTGGGAGCGCGAGCTCGACTACGCGCTGCGCAAGGAGCTGTGGGCGTACGGCGACGACCGGATCGCGGTCCGCTTCCAGTACGAGTGGCGCGACGCGTCGGGCGCGTGGTGGCGCTCCTACGGCAACGAGCTGTGGGAGTTCGACGCGCACGGGCTGATGCGGCGGCGGGAGGCCAGCATCAACGACGTCGCGATCACGGAGTCCGAACGGCGCATCCACGGCCCCCGCCCCGCACACGAGCGGAACGTTCCGCTGCCGCTGCGCTGA
- a CDS encoding SAM-dependent methyltransferase has protein sequence MSLRFHEISEARNRILNPFDQAKLDLLGEIVSPAAGSRHLDLACGKGEMLCTWAARYGTTGVGVDLSEVFLAAARERAAELRVTDRVRFEQGDAGAYRPEPGGYDVVSCVGATWIGGGLTGTIELMRPALREGGLLLVGEPYWTEEPPPAAPEALGLARDDCATLEGTLDRFEAAGVELLEMVLADPDSWDRYMATQWWTMSDWLREHPDDPDAPAMRGVLDRARRSHLAYQRRYLGWGVFVLRPVG, from the coding sequence GTGTCACTGAGGTTCCACGAGATCTCCGAGGCCCGTAACCGCATCCTGAACCCCTTCGACCAGGCCAAGCTCGATCTGCTGGGCGAGATCGTCTCGCCCGCCGCCGGCTCCCGCCATCTCGACCTGGCCTGCGGCAAGGGCGAGATGCTGTGCACCTGGGCGGCCCGGTACGGGACGACGGGCGTGGGCGTCGACCTCAGCGAGGTGTTCCTGGCCGCCGCCCGGGAGCGGGCGGCGGAGCTGCGGGTGACCGACCGGGTGCGGTTCGAGCAGGGCGACGCCGGGGCCTACCGGCCGGAGCCGGGCGGCTACGACGTCGTCTCCTGCGTCGGCGCCACCTGGATCGGCGGCGGGCTCACCGGCACCATCGAGCTGATGCGCCCGGCGCTCCGCGAGGGCGGGCTGCTGCTGGTCGGTGAGCCGTACTGGACCGAGGAGCCCCCTCCGGCCGCACCTGAGGCGCTGGGACTCGCCCGGGACGACTGCGCCACCCTGGAGGGCACCCTGGACCGTTTCGAGGCGGCCGGCGTGGAACTGCTGGAGATGGTGCTGGCCGACCCGGACAGCTGGGACCGCTACATGGCCACGCAGTGGTGGACGATGAGCGACTGGCTGCGGGAGCACCCCGACGACCCGGACGCCCCGGCGATGCGCGGGGTCCTGGATCGCGCCCGCCGCTCCCACCTCGCCTACCAGCGGCGCTACCTGGGCTGGGGCGTCTTCGTGCTCCGCCCCGTGGGCTGA
- a CDS encoding TetR/AcrR family transcriptional regulator — protein sequence MDDTEATRRALDAAEHLFYRHGLRAVGMDRIRAASGVSLKRLYQCFPSKDDLIEAYLRRRDERWTQSLHAHVDASGTDPQARLDAVFDWLEGWFAEPDFRGCAFLNATGEMGDVHPGVARTTRRHKQRLRDYLVSLVRGTGHPAPEPVGAQLLLLVEGAIVTAAVEDSVEPARQAAEAARALLAATSGAHNAKSADTADNADTAKDDAASAAATH from the coding sequence GTGGACGACACCGAGGCCACCCGTCGGGCACTGGACGCGGCGGAACACCTCTTCTACCGGCACGGGCTGCGCGCCGTCGGCATGGACCGGATCCGCGCCGCCTCCGGGGTGTCCCTCAAGCGCCTCTACCAGTGCTTCCCCTCCAAGGACGACCTGATCGAGGCGTATCTGCGACGCCGCGACGAGCGCTGGACGCAGTCCCTGCACGCGCACGTCGACGCCAGCGGCACCGACCCGCAGGCCCGCCTGGACGCGGTCTTCGACTGGCTGGAGGGCTGGTTCGCGGAACCGGACTTCCGCGGCTGCGCCTTCCTCAACGCCACCGGCGAGATGGGCGACGTCCACCCGGGCGTGGCCCGCACCACCCGCCGCCACAAGCAGCGTCTGCGCGACTACCTGGTCTCACTGGTCCGCGGCACCGGCCACCCGGCGCCCGAACCCGTCGGCGCCCAACTGCTGCTCCTGGTGGAGGGCGCGATCGTGACGGCCGCCGTGGAGGACAGCGTCGAGCCCGCCCGCCAGGCCGCCGAGGCCGCCCGCGCACTCCTCGCGGCGACGAGCGGCGCGCACAACGCGAAGAGCGCCGACACCGCCGACAACGCCGACACCGCGAAGGACGACGCGGCGTCGGCGGCGGCCACGCACTAG
- a CDS encoding acyltransferase family protein has product MSEAISARALADATPAGRDRVVDLLRVASLAVVMLGHWMMGAVSADPDGRVEIGNMLAVYPSLQPLTWLFQVVPVFFFVGGFSHALAYRSARRRAGGAGRGAYPAFLRARLQRLLRPTALFVGVWLGLGLLLALTGLDGQGELGRAAARLAAQPLWFIGIYLAMVALTPPMLRLHERYGAAVPAALAGAALTVDVLRFAVGVPYLELLNFAFVWLAVHQLGFLRADGRLGGRGWRVPALLAGGGLLAAVALVTIGPYPLSMVGMPGERVSNMAPPTAALLAHAVWLVGAAELLRRPLAAWVARPGVWRAVVAANGVAMTAFLWHLTALLAASGVALAVGLRFPDPGTAAWWLQQPPRLVAAALLTAALVAVLRRAERPPAASAPATAATAGPAGSAGPAGPAGPAGPAGSAGPAGSGAAGAPGVVGAAGAVPSGRPRGVRRRGWVATLGIVLALLGVLGVSLVGFGGLTEGHTAVLIAVPVTAPVAVALTLAGWLLVEAAGARAVRVATRPRLGG; this is encoded by the coding sequence ATGAGTGAGGCAATATCCGCCCGCGCGCTGGCCGACGCCACTCCGGCCGGGCGCGACCGGGTCGTGGACCTGTTGCGGGTGGCGTCGCTGGCCGTGGTGATGCTCGGCCACTGGATGATGGGCGCCGTCTCGGCCGACCCGGACGGCCGGGTGGAGATCGGCAACATGCTCGCCGTCTACCCCAGCCTCCAGCCGCTGACCTGGCTCTTCCAGGTCGTCCCGGTCTTCTTCTTCGTCGGGGGCTTCTCGCACGCGCTCGCCTACCGCTCGGCCCGCCGCCGAGCCGGCGGCGCCGGACGCGGCGCCTACCCGGCGTTCCTGCGCGCCCGGCTCCAGCGTCTGCTGCGGCCGACGGCCCTCTTCGTCGGCGTCTGGCTGGGACTGGGACTCCTGCTCGCCCTCACCGGGCTGGACGGCCAGGGGGAACTGGGCCGCGCCGCCGCCCGGCTGGCCGCCCAGCCGCTCTGGTTCATCGGGATCTACCTCGCCATGGTGGCGCTCACCCCGCCCATGCTGCGGCTGCACGAACGCTACGGGGCGGCCGTGCCGGCGGCGCTGGCCGGCGCGGCGCTCACCGTGGACGTGCTGCGGTTCGCCGTGGGCGTGCCCTACCTGGAACTGCTCAACTTCGCCTTCGTCTGGCTGGCCGTGCACCAGTTGGGCTTCCTGCGCGCGGACGGACGGCTGGGCGGGCGCGGGTGGCGGGTGCCGGCTCTCCTCGCCGGGGGCGGGTTGCTGGCCGCCGTGGCCCTGGTCACCATCGGGCCGTATCCGCTCTCCATGGTGGGCATGCCGGGCGAACGGGTCTCCAACATGGCGCCGCCCACGGCAGCCCTGCTGGCCCACGCCGTGTGGCTGGTGGGCGCGGCGGAACTGCTGCGCCGGCCGCTGGCGGCCTGGGTGGCCCGGCCGGGCGTGTGGCGCGCGGTGGTGGCGGCCAACGGCGTCGCCATGACGGCCTTCCTGTGGCACCTGACGGCCCTGCTGGCCGCCTCCGGCGTGGCGCTCGCCGTCGGTCTGCGGTTCCCGGATCCCGGGACGGCGGCCTGGTGGCTCCAGCAGCCGCCGCGGCTGGTGGCGGCGGCCCTGCTGACCGCGGCCCTGGTGGCCGTCCTGCGCCGCGCCGAGCGACCGCCGGCGGCGTCGGCGCCCGCGACTGCTGCGACTGCTGGGCCTGCCGGGTCTGCCGGGCCTGCTGGGCCTGCCGGGCCTGCTGGGCCTGCCGGGTCTGCCGGTCCTGCCGGGTCTGGGGCAGCCGGGGCGCCTGGGGTTGTCGGGGCGGCTGGGGCGGTGCCGTCCGGACGGCCGCGCGGTGTCCGCCGGCGCGGCTGGGTCGCCACGTTGGGCATCGTGCTGGCCCTGCTGGGCGTCCTCGGGGTCTCGCTGGTCGGGTTCGGCGGGCTGACCGAGGGGCACACGGCCGTGCTGATCGCCGTTCCGGTCACCGCCCCGGTCGCCGTGGCCCTCACCCTGGCGGGCTGGCTCCTGGTCGAGGCCGCCGGTGCCCGGGCCGTCCGGGTGGCGACCCGGCCCCGGCTGGGCGGCTGA